In the Kitasatospora terrestris genome, one interval contains:
- a CDS encoding tetratricopeptide repeat protein gives MKLIGRNGTGEELPGRAHTDVDTESWAQSPDDPNRTLPGQRTSAGYGPESLVHLTARQVADTAAPHRAALVVDEPEQAASFETVLAAREQAALEARHRAAADDGDPNAASQLGALLLRRGDLADAEPYLRRAAAAGLRAAANNLGVLLHQQGHRAEAAQWWRQAAVAGSAPAAHALGLQLRDQGEEEAAEYWLHFAAEHGHPLGAYALGDLMEHRRDVRAERWFKLAADSGHREAAYRLARMREAAGDKETAETWYRTAAARSHARAALRLGVLLEERAAEEPGCLDEAARWYRQSAQNGEPRAACALGFLLRDAGDAAAAADWWQEAAEAGDGTAANALGALHAGRGEAAEAERWYRMALDAGDHNGAFNLGLLCAGAGRGTQAEQWYRKAAYAGHREACNALAVLLLQRGDESGAEPWFSKAAEAGSVDGAFNLGVLHAGRGEHRHAQEWYARAAAEGHGEAALQLAVAQEQRGNPTGALERYRQAAGGGSVEGAFRLASMLDRRGDADAEAEHWYAVAADAGHRRAQVRMGVRAAERGALQIAESWYRRAAEAGSRSAAFNLGLLLARQDAEAEAMLWYTRAADAGHGRAALRLALLALRRGEPVQAENWCKRAAEYGPAEVAERAARLLGALHSELSA, from the coding sequence ATGAAGCTTATCGGCAGGAACGGGACGGGAGAAGAGCTGCCGGGTCGCGCACACACGGACGTCGACACCGAGTCCTGGGCCCAGAGCCCCGACGACCCGAACCGCACGCTGCCCGGCCAGCGCACCTCGGCCGGCTACGGCCCGGAGAGTCTGGTCCACCTGACGGCCCGGCAGGTGGCCGACACCGCCGCGCCGCACCGCGCCGCCCTGGTCGTCGACGAGCCCGAGCAGGCCGCCAGCTTCGAGACCGTGCTCGCCGCCCGCGAGCAGGCCGCCCTGGAGGCCCGCCACCGCGCCGCCGCCGACGACGGCGACCCGAACGCCGCGAGCCAGCTCGGCGCGCTGCTGCTGCGCCGCGGCGACCTCGCCGACGCCGAACCGTACCTGCGCCGGGCCGCCGCCGCCGGGCTGCGCGCCGCCGCCAACAACCTCGGGGTGCTGCTGCACCAGCAGGGCCACCGGGCCGAGGCCGCCCAGTGGTGGCGGCAGGCCGCCGTGGCCGGCTCCGCGCCGGCCGCGCACGCGCTCGGGCTGCAGCTGCGCGACCAGGGCGAGGAGGAGGCCGCCGAGTACTGGCTGCACTTCGCCGCCGAGCACGGCCACCCGCTGGGCGCGTACGCGCTCGGCGACCTGATGGAGCACCGGCGGGACGTCCGCGCCGAGCGCTGGTTCAAGCTCGCCGCCGACTCCGGCCACCGCGAGGCCGCGTACCGGCTCGCCCGGATGCGCGAGGCCGCCGGCGACAAGGAGACCGCCGAGACCTGGTACCGCACCGCCGCCGCGCGCAGCCACGCCCGCGCCGCGCTGCGGCTCGGCGTGCTGCTCGAGGAGCGCGCCGCCGAGGAGCCCGGCTGCCTCGACGAGGCCGCCCGCTGGTACCGGCAGTCCGCGCAGAACGGCGAGCCGCGGGCCGCCTGCGCCCTCGGCTTCCTGCTGCGCGACGCGGGGGACGCCGCCGCCGCTGCCGACTGGTGGCAGGAGGCCGCCGAGGCCGGGGACGGCACCGCCGCCAACGCGCTCGGCGCGCTGCACGCCGGCCGGGGCGAGGCCGCCGAGGCCGAGCGCTGGTACCGCATGGCGCTGGACGCCGGCGACCACAACGGCGCCTTCAACCTGGGCCTGCTGTGCGCGGGCGCCGGGCGCGGCACCCAGGCCGAGCAGTGGTACCGCAAGGCCGCCTACGCCGGGCACCGCGAGGCCTGCAACGCGCTCGCCGTGCTGCTGCTGCAGCGCGGCGACGAGTCCGGGGCCGAGCCGTGGTTCTCCAAGGCGGCGGAGGCCGGCAGCGTCGACGGCGCCTTCAACCTGGGCGTGCTGCACGCCGGGCGCGGCGAGCACCGGCACGCCCAGGAGTGGTACGCGCGGGCGGCCGCCGAGGGGCACGGCGAGGCGGCGCTGCAGCTGGCCGTGGCCCAGGAGCAGCGCGGCAACCCGACGGGCGCCCTGGAGCGCTACCGGCAGGCGGCCGGCGGCGGCTCCGTGGAGGGCGCGTTCCGGCTCGCCTCGATGCTCGACCGGCGCGGCGACGCGGACGCGGAGGCCGAGCACTGGTACGCGGTCGCCGCCGACGCCGGGCACCGCCGGGCGCAGGTCCGGATGGGCGTCCGGGCGGCCGAGCGCGGGGCGCTGCAGATCGCCGAGAGCTGGTACCGGCGGGCCGCCGAGGCGGGCAGCCGCAGTGCCGCGTTCAACCTCGGGCTGCTGCTGGCCCGGCAGGACGCTGAGGCGGAGGCGATGCTCTGGTACACCCGGGCCGCCGACGCCGGGCACGGGCGGGCCGCGCTGCGGCTCGCGCTGCTCGCGCTGCGCCGCGGCGAGCCGGTGCAGGCGGAGAACTGGTGCAAGCGGGCCGCCGAGTACGGGCCGGCCGAGGTGGCGGAGCGGGCGGCGCGGCTGCTGGGTGCCCTGCACTCGGAGCTGAGCGCGTAG
- a CDS encoding alpha/beta hydrolase, whose product MATFVLVPGLFMGGWAWEAVAAELEAAGHRAVAVTLPAEPAAGLADHVDAVAQVLAAEGPGTVLVAHSYGAFPAVGAVDRQPELVSRVVFVDTGYPESGESVVLSMPQVDLLSGVTGDVVPVPKEIPAVHAVPEAEHERWKRLAVPQPVRTVTDPIELTGAWLRVPTTGVFCLASRLSIEFARSLHATGMPRFAKLAEPGVTFFELPTGHYPMLSAPKELADVLERAADGGGVGLYED is encoded by the coding sequence ATGGCGACGTTCGTTCTGGTGCCCGGGCTGTTCATGGGCGGCTGGGCGTGGGAGGCGGTGGCCGCCGAGCTGGAGGCCGCGGGGCACCGGGCGGTGGCGGTGACGCTGCCGGCGGAGCCGGCGGCCGGGCTGGCGGACCACGTGGACGCAGTGGCGCAGGTGCTCGCCGCCGAGGGGCCGGGGACGGTGCTGGTGGCGCACAGCTACGGGGCGTTCCCGGCCGTGGGCGCGGTGGACCGGCAGCCGGAGCTGGTGTCGCGGGTGGTCTTCGTGGACACCGGCTACCCGGAGTCGGGTGAGTCGGTGGTGCTGTCGATGCCGCAGGTGGACCTGCTGTCGGGGGTGACGGGGGACGTCGTCCCGGTGCCGAAGGAGATCCCGGCGGTGCACGCCGTGCCGGAGGCGGAGCACGAGCGCTGGAAGCGGCTGGCCGTCCCGCAGCCGGTGCGGACGGTCACCGACCCGATCGAGCTGACCGGGGCGTGGCTGCGGGTGCCGACCACCGGGGTGTTCTGCCTGGCGAGCAGGTTGAGCATCGAGTTCGCCCGGTCGCTGCACGCGACCGGCATGCCGCGGTTCGCCAAGCTCGCCGAGCCGGGGGTGACCTTCTTCGAGCTGCCGACCGGCCACTACCCGATGCTGTCGGCGCCGAAGGAGCTGGCGGACGTGCTGGAGCGCGCCGCGGACGGCGGGGGCGTCGGCCTGTACGAGGACTGA
- a CDS encoding catalase codes for MTTQDELRPTLTTESGAPVADNQNTETAGVGGPALIQDQLLFEKLAHFNRERIPERVVHARGAGAYGTFTVTADVTAYTRAKFLSEVGKQTETFLRFSTVAGNLGAADAVRDPRGWALKFYTEEGNYDLVGNNTPVFFIKDAIKFPDFIHTQKRDPYTGSQEADNVWDFWSLSPESTHQVTWLFGDRGIPASYRHMDGFGSHTFQWENEAGEYFWVKYHFKTDQGIRNLTQDEANRLAGEDPDSHQRDLRESIERGDFPTWTVQVQIMPAADAATYRFNPFDLTKVWPHADYPPIEIGKLELNRNPDNVFAEVEQSIFSPGHFVPGIGPSPDKMLQGRLFAYPDAHRYRVGINADHLPVNRPHATEARTNGRDGHLYDGRHGRRKNYEPNSFGGPVQTGRPLWAAVPVNGLTGNHVAPVHAEDDDFVQAGNLYRLMGEDEKQRLVANLGGFIAKVSADRDDIVERAIENFRRADADYGRRLEETVRELRKQK; via the coding sequence ATGACCACCCAGGACGAGCTGCGTCCCACCCTCACCACGGAGTCCGGCGCTCCCGTGGCGGACAACCAGAACACCGAGACCGCCGGCGTCGGCGGCCCGGCGCTGATCCAGGACCAGCTGCTGTTCGAGAAGCTCGCGCACTTCAACCGCGAGCGGATCCCGGAGCGCGTGGTGCACGCCCGCGGCGCCGGCGCCTACGGCACCTTCACGGTGACCGCGGACGTCACGGCGTACACCCGGGCGAAGTTCCTGTCCGAGGTCGGCAAGCAGACCGAGACGTTCCTGCGCTTCTCCACGGTGGCGGGCAACCTCGGCGCGGCGGACGCGGTGCGCGACCCGCGCGGCTGGGCGCTGAAGTTCTACACCGAGGAGGGCAACTACGACCTCGTCGGCAACAACACCCCGGTGTTCTTCATCAAGGACGCCATCAAGTTCCCGGACTTCATCCACACCCAGAAGCGCGACCCGTACACCGGCTCGCAGGAGGCGGACAACGTCTGGGACTTCTGGAGCCTGTCGCCCGAGTCGACCCACCAGGTGACCTGGCTCTTCGGCGACCGCGGCATCCCGGCGTCCTACCGCCACATGGACGGCTTCGGCTCGCACACCTTCCAGTGGGAGAACGAGGCCGGCGAGTACTTCTGGGTGAAGTACCACTTCAAGACCGACCAGGGCATCAGGAACCTCACCCAGGACGAGGCCAACAGGCTGGCCGGTGAGGACCCGGACAGCCACCAGCGCGACCTGCGCGAGTCGATCGAGCGCGGCGACTTCCCGACCTGGACCGTGCAGGTCCAGATCATGCCGGCGGCGGACGCGGCGACCTACCGCTTCAACCCCTTCGACCTGACCAAGGTCTGGCCGCACGCGGACTACCCGCCGATCGAGATCGGCAAGCTGGAGCTCAACCGCAACCCCGACAACGTCTTCGCCGAGGTCGAGCAGTCGATCTTCTCCCCGGGCCACTTCGTCCCCGGCATCGGCCCGTCCCCGGACAAGATGCTGCAGGGCCGCCTGTTCGCCTACCCGGACGCGCACCGCTACCGCGTCGGCATCAACGCCGACCACCTGCCGGTCAACCGCCCGCACGCCACCGAGGCGCGCACCAACGGCCGCGACGGCCACCTCTACGACGGCCGCCACGGCCGCCGGAAGAACTACGAGCCGAACAGCTTCGGCGGGCCGGTGCAGACCGGCCGTCCGCTCTGGGCCGCCGTCCCGGTCAACGGCCTGACCGGCAACCACGTCGCGCCGGTGCACGCCGAGGACGACGACTTCGTGCAGGCCGGCAACCTCTACCGGCTGATGGGCGAGGACGAGAAGCAGCGCCTGGTCGCCAACCTCGGCGGCTTCATCGCCAAGGTCTCCGCCGACCGCGACGACATCGTCGAGCGGGCGATCGAGAACTTCCGCAGGGCGGACGCCGACTACGGCCGCCGCCTGGAGGAGACGGTGCGCGAGCTGCGCAAGCAGAAGTAA
- a CDS encoding sensor histidine kinase — protein MRTLRTIRHRLALLLALPTGALVVLAATGTAAQAGRYAEAGRTGDRVAVVAGTEDLVRELQRERGLTAGLLGGEEGFRAQLGARRAAADQARQALDRLLAGDPPGAGPVRRALAPLTGLAALRGRADTGTATRTEALAFFTDAVTGLTAAAFTDATGGADPQLAAALATLRSLADATEAAALERGTLNGVLAAGAFRGGDYPAFVRITAVKGAALDRVPRTATAARTGSLDAALRTPAATAVAGMEQQALNGFAAERLPVRAADWWQAASTLVDDLHRVESEAAAEARARAAALRSAALRGLLLDVGLALAAVAGAAALGRLATRSVTRPVAALVAGAEELAEAVLPAAVARAQEGGAAGPTAPTAVGGPAELVALGAALDRVSATAVRLAVEQSALRRNTAESLANLGRRNQALVTRQLGFLSALERGEHDPGVLANLFELDHLATRMRRNAESLLVLVGEVSPRRWELPVGMGDVIRSALGEVEDYRRVVLRQVDEARLDGGAVAEVAHLLAELIENALAASPPDTDVEVWARRGSGGYLVAVVDRGRGMADGELELANARLSGRESFLVGRDGLLGHYVAGRLAARLGARVRLTPSPVNGVTASVLLPEGLLARAEVPV, from the coding sequence GTGCGTACGCTCCGCACGATCCGCCACCGGCTGGCGCTGCTGCTCGCCCTGCCCACCGGCGCCCTGGTGGTGCTGGCCGCGACGGGTACCGCCGCGCAGGCCGGCCGGTACGCCGAGGCCGGCCGGACAGGTGACCGGGTGGCCGTGGTGGCCGGTACCGAGGACCTGGTCCGCGAACTCCAGCGCGAGCGCGGGCTGACGGCCGGCCTGCTCGGCGGCGAGGAGGGCTTCCGGGCGCAGCTCGGCGCCCGGCGGGCGGCGGCCGACCAGGCCCGGCAGGCCCTGGACCGCCTCCTCGCCGGCGACCCGCCGGGCGCCGGGCCGGTCCGCCGGGCGCTGGCGCCGCTGACCGGGCTGGCCGCCCTGCGCGGCCGCGCGGACACCGGGACGGCCACCCGCACCGAGGCGCTCGCCTTCTTCACCGACGCGGTCACCGGTCTGACCGCGGCCGCCTTCACCGACGCCACCGGCGGCGCCGACCCGCAGCTGGCGGCCGCGCTCGCCACGCTGCGCTCGCTGGCGGACGCCACCGAGGCCGCGGCCCTGGAGCGCGGCACGCTCAACGGCGTGCTGGCGGCGGGCGCCTTCCGGGGCGGCGACTACCCCGCGTTCGTGCGGATCACCGCGGTGAAGGGCGCCGCGCTGGACCGGGTGCCGCGCACCGCGACCGCGGCCCGGACCGGCTCGCTGGACGCGGCACTGCGCACCCCCGCCGCCACCGCGGTCGCGGGCATGGAGCAGCAGGCCCTGAACGGCTTCGCCGCCGAGCGGCTGCCGGTCCGCGCGGCGGACTGGTGGCAGGCGGCGTCCACCCTGGTGGACGACCTGCACCGGGTGGAGTCGGAGGCCGCCGCGGAGGCCCGGGCCCGGGCCGCGGCGCTGCGCTCGGCGGCGCTGCGCGGGCTGCTGCTGGACGTCGGCCTGGCGCTGGCGGCGGTCGCCGGGGCGGCGGCGCTCGGCCGGCTGGCCACCCGGTCGGTCACCCGCCCGGTGGCGGCGCTGGTCGCCGGGGCCGAGGAGCTGGCCGAGGCCGTCCTGCCGGCCGCGGTGGCGCGGGCCCAGGAGGGCGGGGCGGCCGGGCCGACCGCGCCGACCGCCGTCGGCGGGCCCGCGGAGCTGGTGGCGCTCGGTGCCGCCCTGGACCGGGTCTCGGCGACCGCGGTGCGCCTCGCGGTCGAGCAGTCGGCGCTGCGCCGCAACACCGCCGAGTCGCTGGCCAACCTGGGCCGCCGCAACCAGGCGCTGGTCACCCGTCAGCTGGGCTTCCTGTCGGCGCTGGAGCGCGGCGAGCACGACCCGGGGGTGCTGGCCAACCTGTTCGAGCTGGACCACCTGGCCACCCGGATGCGGCGCAACGCCGAGTCGCTGCTGGTGCTGGTCGGCGAGGTGAGCCCGCGCCGCTGGGAGCTGCCGGTCGGGATGGGCGACGTGATCCGCTCGGCGCTCGGCGAGGTGGAGGACTACCGGCGGGTGGTGCTGCGGCAGGTCGACGAGGCCCGGCTGGACGGCGGGGCGGTCGCCGAGGTCGCCCACCTGCTGGCCGAGCTGATCGAGAACGCGCTGGCCGCCTCGCCGCCGGACACCGACGTGGAGGTCTGGGCCCGGCGCGGCTCCGGGGGCTACCTGGTGGCGGTGGTGGACCGGGGCCGCGGCATGGCGGACGGCGAGCTGGAGCTGGCCAACGCCCGGTTGAGCGGCCGGGAGAGCTTCCTGGTCGGCCGGGACGGGCTGCTGGGCCACTACGTGGCGGGCCGGCTGGCGGCCCGGCTGGGGGCGCGGGTCCGGCTGACGCCCTCGCCGGTGAACGGGGTGACGGCGAGCGTGCTGCTGCCGGAGGGCCTGCTGGCCCGGGCGGAGGTGCCGGTGTGA
- a CDS encoding Fur family transcriptional regulator: MSDLLERLRGRGWRLTSQRRVVAEVLDGDHVHLTADEVHARAVERLPEISRATVYNTLGELVVLGEVLEVSTDGRAKRYDPNAHHAHQHLVCSGCGAIRDVHPQGDPLSALPAAERFGFVISSAEITYRGLCPNCAGQAR, from the coding sequence ATGAGCGACCTGTTGGAACGACTTCGCGGACGGGGCTGGCGCCTGACTTCGCAGCGCCGGGTGGTCGCCGAGGTACTCGACGGTGATCATGTCCACCTCACGGCGGACGAGGTGCACGCCCGCGCGGTGGAGCGGCTCCCCGAGATCAGCCGGGCGACCGTCTACAACACGCTGGGCGAGCTGGTCGTCCTCGGCGAGGTCCTGGAGGTCTCCACCGACGGCCGGGCCAAGCGCTACGACCCGAACGCCCACCACGCCCACCAGCACCTGGTCTGCTCCGGCTGCGGGGCCATCCGCGACGTCCACCCCCAGGGTGACCCGCTCTCCGCCCTCCCGGCCGCCGAACGCTTCGGGTTTGTCATCTCCAGCGCCGAGATCACCTACCGCGGCCTGTGCCCGAACTGCGCGGGCCAGGCCCGGTAG
- the hisN gene encoding histidinol-phosphatase yields the protein MADYHDDLRLAHVLADSADSITMERFRALDLKVETKPDLTPVSDADKAAEELVRSVLQRARPRDAVMGEEYGLQGTGPRRWVIDPIDGTKNYVRGVPVWATLIALLEEQPDGELQPVVGIVSAPALNRRWWAARDLGAFAGRSLAKASRIGVSKVSRIEDASFSYSSLTGWEERGRLDPFLDLTRACWRTRAYGDFWSYMMVAEGAVDIAAEPELSLWDMAAPCIVVQEAGGRFTGLDGFDGPNGADAVASNGLLHAEALHRLSV from the coding sequence ATGGCCGACTACCACGACGACCTCCGACTCGCCCACGTCCTCGCCGACTCGGCCGACTCGATCACCATGGAGCGCTTCAGGGCCCTGGACCTGAAGGTCGAGACCAAGCCCGACCTGACGCCGGTCAGCGACGCCGACAAGGCCGCCGAGGAGCTGGTGCGCAGCGTGCTGCAGCGGGCCCGCCCGCGGGACGCGGTGATGGGCGAGGAGTACGGTCTGCAGGGCACCGGCCCGCGCCGCTGGGTGATCGACCCGATCGACGGGACCAAGAACTACGTGCGCGGCGTCCCGGTCTGGGCGACGCTGATCGCGCTGCTGGAGGAGCAGCCGGACGGCGAGCTGCAGCCGGTGGTCGGCATCGTCTCGGCGCCGGCGCTGAACCGCCGCTGGTGGGCGGCCAGGGACCTGGGCGCGTTCGCGGGCCGCAGCCTGGCGAAGGCGAGCCGGATCGGCGTCTCCAAGGTGTCCCGGATCGAGGACGCCTCGTTCTCCTACTCCTCGCTGACCGGCTGGGAGGAGCGCGGCCGCCTCGACCCGTTCCTGGACCTGACCCGGGCCTGCTGGCGGACCCGGGCGTACGGCGACTTCTGGTCGTACATGATGGTCGCCGAGGGCGCGGTGGACATCGCCGCCGAGCCGGAGCTGAGCCTGTGGGACATGGCGGCCCCGTGCATCGTGGTGCAGGAGGCCGGCGGCCGGTTCACCGGCCTGGACGGCTTCGACGGCCCGAACGGCGCCGACGCCGTCGCCTCCAACGGCCTGCTGCACGCGGAGGCGCTGCACCGCCTGTCCGTCTGA
- a CDS encoding DUF742 domain-containing protein, which translates to MSGSGFEQGEVVRPFVVTAGRTRPVREELRIETLVSAAPAALSAPLGFERHRIVELCQYPRSVAELAALLPVPLGVARVLVADLAAERYVTVHEQLAGDPSVALLERIRDGLLRL; encoded by the coding sequence GTGAGCGGGTCCGGCTTCGAGCAGGGCGAGGTGGTCCGCCCGTTCGTGGTGACGGCGGGGCGGACCCGGCCGGTCCGCGAGGAGCTGCGGATCGAGACGCTGGTGTCGGCGGCGCCCGCCGCGCTCTCCGCGCCGCTCGGCTTCGAGCGCCACCGGATCGTCGAGCTGTGCCAGTACCCGCGCTCGGTGGCGGAGCTGGCGGCGCTGCTGCCGGTGCCGCTCGGGGTGGCCCGGGTGCTGGTGGCCGACCTGGCGGCGGAGCGGTACGTGACGGTCCACGAGCAGCTCGCGGGCGACCCGTCGGTGGCGCTGCTGGAGCGGATCAGGGACGGGCTGCTGCGGCTGTGA